A region of Poecile atricapillus isolate bPoeAtr1 chromosome 24, bPoeAtr1.hap1, whole genome shotgun sequence DNA encodes the following proteins:
- the GPR3 gene encoding G-protein coupled receptor 3 gives MLLKTTFGGNKAVLSRLGGTGAARGQQVLRGCSCRSPSAIMLEKEPPNSSEGQQGWFSARNGSGSSLDLESVVQPLALNLWDVVLCISGTIISCENAIVVVVIFYTPAFRAPMFLLIGSLATADLLAGLGLILHFAFVYLIPSEAVSLLTVGLLVTSFTASVGSLLTITIDRYLSLYNALTYYSERTVTRTYIMLILTWGASICYGLLPVMGWNCLKEPSACSIVRPLTKSHLIILSVSFLAVFAAMLQLYVQICRIVCRHAHQIAVQRHFLASSHYDTTRKGIATLAVILGTFASCWLPFAVYGLLGDDSSPALYTYVTLLPATYNSMLNPVIYAFRNQEIQKVLWAVCCGCFSSTLPFRSRSPSDV, from the coding sequence ATGCTCCTGAAGACAACTTTTGGAGGCAACAAGGCAGTACTGTCCCGTCTGGGCGGCACAGGGGCAGCTCGTGGACAGCAGGTGCTGAGGGGCTGCTCTTGCAGGTCACCCTCCGCCATCATGCTGGAGAAAGAGCCCCCCAACTCCAGCGAAGGCCAGCAAGGCTGGTTCTCAGCCAGGAACGGCAGTGGCAGCTCCTTGGATCTGGAGTCTGTGGTGCAACCCCTCGCCTTGAACCTGTGGGACGTTGTCCTCTGCATCTCGGGGACCATCATCTCCTGTGAGAACGCCATCGTGGTGGTGGTCATCTTCTACACCCCGGCTTTCCGCGCCCCAATGTTCCTCCTGATCGGCAGCTTGGCCACAGCCGACCTCCTGGCAGGCTTGGGGTTGATCCTGCACTTTGCCTTTGTGTACTTGATTCCGTCGGAAGCGGTCAGCCTGCTCACCGTGGGGCTCCTGGTCACCTCCTTCACGGCCAGCGTGGGCAGCCTGCTGACCATCACCATCGACCGCTACCTGTCCCTCTACAACGCCCTCACCTACTACTCGGAGAGGACGGTCACCAGGACTTACATCATGTTGATCCTCACCTGGGGAGCCTCCATCTGCTACGGGCTGCTGCCCGTCATGGGCTGGAACTGCCTGAAGGAGCCCTCCGCCTGCAGCATCGTCAGACCGCTGACCAAGAGCCACCTCATCATCCTGTCCGTCTCCTTCTTGGCGGTGTTCGCGGCGATGCTGCAGCTGTACGTGCAGATCTGTAGGATCGTGTGCCGGCACGCGCACCAGATCGCCGTGCAGAGGCACTTCTTGGCCAGCTCCCACTACGACACCACCCGCAAGGGCATCGCCACCCTTGCCGTCATCCTGGGCACCTTCGCGTCCTGCTGGCTGCCCTTCGCCGTGTACGGGCTGCTGGGCGACGACAGCTCCCCGGCCCTCTACACCTACGTCACCTTGCTCCCCGCCACCTACAACTCCATGCTCAATCCCGTCATTTACGCCTTCAGGAACCAGGAGATCCAGAAAGTGCTGTGGGCCGTGTGCTGCGGCTGCTTCTCCTCCACGCTGCCTTTCCGCTCCCGCTCCCCCAGTGACGTCTGA
- the CD164L2 gene encoding CD164 sialomucin-like 2 protein has product MAPPGPGALRCALLCALLCAHGPAPTRAGECGKLRSCEMCTASGHSHNGTDCVWVGCGTPEEPETGSCEQRGSAVRDTCALYNTSTQCRALKSHTEEPPRSHSKEPVTHSTRTTTTSAPLTGSPEFHPPGFDTASFIGGIVLVLCVQAVAFFIIKFIKSKDSTYQTLI; this is encoded by the exons atGGCCCCGCCGGGTCCCGGGGCGCTGCGCTGCGCGCTCCTGTGCGCGCTGCTCTGCGCGCACGGACCCGCTCCCACCCGCGCAG GAGAGTGTGGCAAGCTGAGGTCCTGCGAGATGTGCACAGCCAGCGGCCACTCCCACAACGGCACCGACTGCGTCTGGGTGGGCTGCGGGACCCCCGAGGAGCCAG AAACGGGGAGCTGTGAGCAGAGAGGGTCAGCAGTGCGGGACACCTGCGCACTCTACAACACCAGCACCCAGTGCCGAG CACTGAAGTCCCACACGGAGGAGCCTCCACGATCCCATAGCAAGGAGCCAGTGACACACTCCACAA GGACCACCACCACCAGCGCCCCGCTGACGGGCAGCCCCGAGTTCCACCCGCCCGGCTTCGACACGGCGAGTTTCATCGGGGGCATCGTGCTGGTGCTGTGCGTCCAGGCCGTCGCCTTCTTCATCATCAAGTTCATCAAATCCAAGGACAGCACCTACCAAACTCT